Part of the Campylobacter concisus genome, TATAATGAAAATAATCTAGCTTATTTTCAAAAAGAGATGGCGTATCTTGATGAAACAAGAGCTCTTTTTATCAAAAATTTTCCTAAAGTAGCACCCTTTTTAGATACTAAAAGCAAAGATCCTGATGTTGAGAGCATAATAGAAAATATGGCTATTTTAACATCTAGAATCAGGCAAGAATTAGATGAAAATATCCCACTAATCGCTGAGTCTTTAGTAAATATCTTAATGCCAAGCTATACAAATCCTTTTCCATCAGTTTGTATGCAAGAATTTACCTTAAGAGATGACTTCTCTGGGGTGAGAGAATTTATACCAAAAGGAAGTATAGTTGAGTCAAAGCAGATCAATGGCATAACGTGCAAATTCCAAACGATCTTTGACATAAATTTGCTTCCATTAAAGATAACAAAAGCTTTTATGTCAAACAATAAGAGTGATTATCTTCTAAATTTAAATATAAGCGTTATAAAGGACGAGCTTAGCACTAAAGAACTTGATATAGATTTTTTAAATTTATATCTTGGAAATAATGTTTACTTCTCTTCTACGCTCCTAATGTGGCTAAAAAATTACTTGAAATTTATTACAATAAGTTTTGAAGATAGCGATCAAGAGATAAAGTTAAGCCCTGATAAACTTAGTTTAGATGAGTTTGACGAGCGTTTGATAAAGAGTGATGAGTTTGGATTTGAAGCATTTGAGCTTTTAAAAGAGCTATCATTTTTTCCTTCAAAGTTAAATTTTGTGCGATTAAATGGGCTTAGCTTTCTTAAAAATTTTTCCGCAAAAAGCTTTAATATTAAATTTATATTTTCAAAAGATATGCCAAGTGGATATGTGCCAAGGCTAGAGTATTTTTCTCTTTTTGCTACGCCTGCAATAAATTTATTTGCAATGAGTGCCGAGCCTATTTTAAATAACAATAGACGAAGCG contains:
- the tssF gene encoding type VI secretion system baseplate subunit TssF, which produces MDYNENNLAYFQKEMAYLDETRALFIKNFPKVAPFLDTKSKDPDVESIIENMAILTSRIRQELDENIPLIAESLVNILMPSYTNPFPSVCMQEFTLRDDFSGVREFIPKGSIVESKQINGITCKFQTIFDINLLPLKITKAFMSNNKSDYLLNLNISVIKDELSTKELDIDFLNLYLGNNVYFSSTLLMWLKNYLKFITISFEDSDQEIKLSPDKLSLDEFDERLIKSDEFGFEAFELLKELSFFPSKLNFVRLNGLSFLKNFSAKSFNIKFIFSKDMPSGYVPRLEYFSLFATPAINLFAMSAEPILNNNRRSEYRIFLDRSNIDAYEIVSINKVVAHSSNNEKRILKNYKSFERFEFLNDERAKDYYFVSNKTDIKLNSYKEISFFKSDSKDQTISIDALCCNGDLPCKLKLGEIDRVLSHQGVTTKNLTIPTSVKRVKIDGNLLWKLVSILSFSYQSILEKGSFLALLNTFSAPDDEFFKKFANSLYDIKTKQIYRVDQGFAKRGLLCIFYIDESEFESIGNVYTLGINLAKFLSKFASINSFCELKIKCIKSKILLNYDFLGGTKKLI